The proteins below are encoded in one region of Pseudomonas putida S13.1.2:
- the ruvC gene encoding crossover junction endodeoxyribonuclease RuvC, whose product MTLILGIDPGSRITGYGVVRQTARGCEYVASGCIRTGSGELHERLQIVFRGVSEIIAQHEPVTMGIERVFMARNADSALKLGQARGAAIVAAAEAGLEIAEYSATQVKQAVAGTGGANKEQVMMMVMHLLKLTQKPQIDASDALAIALCHAHTRSSLVPHGLATARRRGGRLRL is encoded by the coding sequence ATGACTCTGATTCTTGGTATCGACCCCGGTTCGCGCATCACCGGCTACGGCGTAGTACGCCAGACCGCCCGTGGTTGCGAGTACGTGGCGTCGGGCTGCATCCGCACCGGCAGCGGCGAGCTGCACGAGCGGCTGCAGATCGTTTTTCGTGGTGTCAGTGAAATCATCGCCCAGCACGAACCGGTGACCATGGGCATCGAGCGCGTGTTCATGGCACGCAACGCCGACTCGGCGCTGAAGCTCGGCCAGGCCCGCGGCGCGGCTATTGTCGCTGCCGCCGAAGCCGGCCTGGAAATCGCTGAATACAGCGCCACACAGGTCAAACAAGCGGTAGCCGGCACCGGTGGGGCCAACAAGGAGCAGGTGATGATGATGGTCATGCACCTGTTGAAATTGACGCAAAAGCCGCAGATCGACGCCTCCGACGCCCTGGCCATCGCCCTGTGCCACGCCCACACCCGCTCCAGCCTGGTGCCGCATGGCCTGGCCACGGCGCGGCGACGCGGCGGGCGCTTGCGTCTGTAG
- the ruvB gene encoding Holliday junction branch migration DNA helicase RuvB, which yields MIEADRLIAASGRDREEVQDRAIRPLSLDDYIGQPVVREQMALFIQAARGRSESLDHTLIFGPPGLGKTTLANIIAHEMGVSVKSTSGPILERPGDLAAMLTNLEPHDVLFIDEIHRLSPVVEEVLYPAMEDFQLDIMIGEGPAARSIKLDLPPFTLVGATTRAGMLTNPLRDRFGIVQRLEFYSDKDLATIVSRSANILGLVIEDQGAYEIARRARGTPRIANRLLRRVRDYAEVRGKGQITKAVADMALNLLDVDERGFDHSDRRLLLTMIEKFDGGPVGVDNLAAAISEERHTIEDVLEPYLIQQGYIMRTPRGRVVTRHAYLHFGLNIPGRLGEGADFSEPGDE from the coding sequence GTGATCGAAGCCGACCGCCTGATCGCCGCCAGTGGCCGCGACCGTGAAGAAGTCCAGGACCGAGCGATTCGCCCGCTGAGCCTGGACGATTACATCGGCCAGCCGGTGGTGCGCGAACAGATGGCGCTGTTCATCCAGGCCGCCCGTGGCCGCAGCGAGTCGCTGGACCACACCCTGATCTTCGGCCCGCCCGGGCTGGGCAAGACTACCCTGGCCAACATCATTGCCCATGAAATGGGCGTGTCGGTAAAAAGCACCTCGGGGCCGATCCTCGAGCGCCCCGGCGACCTGGCAGCCATGCTGACCAACCTCGAACCGCACGACGTGCTGTTCATCGACGAGATCCACCGCCTGTCACCGGTCGTCGAAGAGGTGCTGTACCCGGCCATGGAGGACTTCCAGCTCGACATCATGATCGGCGAAGGCCCGGCGGCCCGCTCGATCAAGCTCGACCTGCCACCGTTCACCCTGGTAGGGGCTACCACCCGCGCTGGCATGCTCACCAACCCGTTGCGGGACCGCTTCGGTATCGTCCAGCGCCTGGAGTTCTACAGCGACAAGGACCTGGCCACCATCGTCAGCCGTTCGGCCAACATCCTTGGCCTGGTCATCGAAGACCAGGGCGCCTACGAGATTGCACGACGTGCCCGTGGCACGCCACGTATCGCCAACCGCCTGCTGCGCCGTGTGCGTGACTACGCCGAGGTGCGCGGCAAGGGCCAGATTACCAAGGCCGTGGCCGACATGGCGTTGAACCTGCTGGACGTCGACGAGCGTGGTTTCGACCATTCCGACCGCCGCCTGCTGCTGACCATGATCGAGAAGTTCGATGGCGGCCCGGTGGGTGTGGACAACCTGGCTGCGGCCATCAGCGAAGAGCGCCATACCATCGAGGATGTGCTGGAGCCGTACCTGATCCAGCAGGGCTACATCATGCGCACGCCGCGTGGCCGCGTGGTCACTCGGCATGCCTATCTGCACTTTGGCCTGAATATTCCCGGGCGTTTGGGGGAGGGCGCTGATTTTTCCGAGCCAGGCGATGAATGA
- a CDS encoding cation diffusion facilitator family transporter — protein sequence MQTATRSTFFDITSEQGLLRTSIAVTLFIATIGIAFGLASGSFSIVFDGVYSLVDASMSGLSLVVVKLITSHTTSVQMSRKLRERFTMGFWHLEPMVLALNGILLSGVAIYALINAVSSLLEGGRHLEFGIAMVYAVLTVITCVTIAVVEARANRKLKSDFVRMDVKGWVMSASITAALLIAFCFGYAVQGTSLEWVSPYIDPAVLALVCLVIIPLPLSVVRQALSEIFLVTPGDLKLHVDEVAKAFVARHGLQSYRAYVAKVGRSREIELYFIVPKTMAAKTIDEWDTWRNEIGDAVGGEGPDRWLTVVFTGDPEWAE from the coding sequence ATGCAAACCGCAACCAGATCCACCTTCTTCGACATCACCAGCGAACAGGGCCTGTTACGCACCTCGATTGCCGTGACCCTGTTCATCGCCACCATCGGCATCGCCTTCGGCCTGGCTTCCGGCTCGTTCTCCATTGTCTTCGACGGCGTGTACTCGCTGGTCGACGCCAGCATGAGCGGCCTGTCGCTCGTCGTAGTCAAACTGATTACCTCGCACACCACCAGCGTGCAAATGTCGCGCAAGCTGCGCGAGCGCTTCACCATGGGCTTCTGGCACCTGGAGCCGATGGTGCTGGCACTCAACGGCATCCTGCTAAGCGGCGTGGCCATCTACGCGCTGATCAACGCCGTCAGCAGCCTGCTGGAAGGCGGCCGCCACCTGGAGTTCGGCATTGCCATGGTTTATGCGGTACTGACCGTGATCACCTGCGTGACCATCGCCGTCGTCGAAGCCCGCGCCAACCGCAAGCTGAAGTCAGACTTCGTGCGCATGGACGTCAAGGGCTGGGTGATGTCGGCCAGTATCACTGCCGCGCTGTTGATCGCCTTCTGCTTTGGTTACGCGGTGCAGGGCACGTCGCTGGAGTGGGTGTCGCCGTACATCGACCCGGCGGTGCTGGCGCTGGTGTGCCTGGTGATCATTCCGCTGCCGCTGTCGGTGGTGCGCCAGGCGCTGTCGGAAATCTTCCTGGTTACCCCCGGTGACCTCAAGCTGCACGTAGATGAAGTAGCCAAGGCCTTTGTCGCCCGCCACGGGCTGCAATCGTACCGCGCCTATGTCGCCAAGGTCGGGCGCTCACGGGAGATCGAGCTGTATTTCATCGTGCCAAAGACCATGGCTGCGAAGACCATCGATGAATGGGACACGTGGCGTAACGAGATTGGTGATGCAGTAGGCGGCGAAGGGCCGGACCGCTGGCTGACGGTGGTGTTCACCGGCGACCCGGAGTGGGCTGAGTAA
- the tolQ gene encoding protein TolQ, giving the protein MEANVVDHTSMWSLVSNASVVVQLVMLILVAASVTSWIMIFQRSTMLRAGRRALDAFEERFWSGIDLSKLYRQAGSNPDPDSGVEQVFRAGFKEFSRLRQQPGVDPDAVMEGVGRAMRVAISREEEKLEQSLPFLATVGSTSPYIGLFGTVWGIMNSFRGLASAQQATLATVAPGIAEALIATAIGLFAAIPAVIAYNRFAARSEVLIGRYYTFADEFQAILHRKVHTSEE; this is encoded by the coding sequence GTGGAAGCTAACGTCGTCGACCATACCTCCATGTGGAGTCTGGTCAGCAATGCCAGCGTGGTGGTACAGCTGGTAATGCTGATCCTGGTGGCCGCCTCGGTCACCTCATGGATCATGATCTTCCAGCGCAGCACCATGCTGCGCGCCGGTCGTCGTGCGCTGGATGCCTTCGAGGAGCGCTTCTGGTCGGGCATCGACCTGTCCAAGCTGTACCGCCAGGCAGGCAGCAACCCAGACCCGGATTCCGGCGTCGAGCAGGTGTTCCGTGCCGGCTTCAAAGAGTTCTCGCGCCTGCGTCAGCAGCCGGGCGTTGACCCGGACGCCGTCATGGAGGGCGTTGGCCGTGCCATGCGTGTAGCCATTTCGCGCGAGGAAGAAAAACTCGAGCAGAGCCTGCCGTTCCTGGCCACCGTCGGTTCCACCAGCCCGTACATCGGCCTGTTCGGTACCGTGTGGGGCATCATGAACTCCTTCCGCGGCCTGGCCAGCGCCCAGCAGGCCACCCTGGCGACCGTCGCCCCGGGTATCGCCGAAGCGCTGATCGCCACCGCCATCGGCCTGTTCGCAGCAATCCCGGCGGTAATCGCCTACAACCGTTTCGCCGCGCGCAGCGAAGTGCTGATCGGTCGTTACTACACCTTCGCCGACGAGTTCCAGGCGATCCTGCACCGCAAAGTGCACACCAGCGAAGAGTAA
- the pal gene encoding peptidoglycan-associated lipoprotein Pal, whose product MEMLKFGKFAALALAMAVAVGCSSKGGDNAGEGAAVDPNAGYGANTGAVDGSLSEEAALRAITTFYFEYDSSDLKPEAMRALDVHAKDLKSNGNRVVLEGNTDERGTREYNMALGERRAKAVQRYLVLQGVSPAQLELVSYGEERPVATGNDEQSWAQNRRVELRK is encoded by the coding sequence ATGGAAATGCTGAAGTTTGGTAAATTCGCTGCGCTGGCTCTGGCCATGGCCGTAGCTGTAGGTTGCTCCTCGAAAGGCGGTGACAACGCAGGCGAAGGCGCTGCTGTAGATCCGAACGCTGGCTACGGTGCCAACACTGGCGCTGTTGACGGCTCCCTGAGCGAAGAAGCCGCCCTGCGCGCAATCACCACCTTCTACTTCGAATACGACAGCTCGGACCTGAAGCCAGAAGCCATGCGCGCTCTGGACGTTCACGCCAAGGACCTGAAGTCCAACGGCAACCGCGTTGTCCTGGAAGGCAACACCGACGAGCGCGGCACCCGCGAGTACAACATGGCTCTGGGTGAGCGTCGTGCCAAAGCCGTTCAGCGCTACCTGGTTCTGCAGGGCGTTTCCCCTGCTCAGCTGGAACTGGTCTCCTACGGTGAAGAGCGTCCTGTTGCCACTGGCAACGACGAGCAATCCTGGGCTCAGAACCGTCGCGTAGAACTGCGTAAGTAA
- the tolR gene encoding protein TolR — MARVRHKRKPVAEMNVVPYIDVMLVLLVIFMVTAPMLNQGVKVDLPKVSSEALPQDNNVQILTISIKADKTYYWNLGSEVDTDKQMDKAMTLPDMTNAVTKIIAAGRDQGKQTQVFIRGDKAVDYGAVMGAMGGLQKAGVGNVGLITEAP; from the coding sequence ATGGCCCGAGTTCGCCACAAACGCAAGCCCGTCGCCGAGATGAACGTGGTGCCCTACATCGATGTGATGCTGGTGCTGCTGGTCATCTTCATGGTGACGGCGCCCATGCTCAACCAGGGCGTGAAGGTCGACCTGCCCAAGGTTTCCAGTGAAGCCTTGCCGCAGGACAACAACGTCCAGATCCTCACCATCTCCATCAAGGCCGATAAAACCTATTACTGGAACCTTGGCAGCGAAGTCGATACCGACAAGCAGATGGACAAGGCCATGACCTTGCCTGACATGACCAATGCAGTGACCAAGATCATTGCTGCCGGCCGTGACCAGGGCAAGCAGACCCAGGTGTTCATTCGTGGCGACAAGGCTGTCGACTATGGCGCGGTCATGGGTGCCATGGGCGGGTTGCAGAAGGCCGGTGTCGGTAACGTTGGCCTGATTACCGAGGCGCCCTGA
- the queE gene encoding 7-carboxy-7-deazaguanine synthase QueE has protein sequence MQDTLRITEVFYSLQGETRTAGLPTVFVRLTGCPLRCQYCDSAYAFTGGTIRTLDSILEQVAGFKPRYVCVTGGEPLAQPNALPLLQRLCDAGYEVSLETSGALDIAGTDTRVSRVVDLKTPGSEESHRNRYENIEQLTRNDQVKFVICSREDYDWAVSKLIQYNLAERAGEVLFSPSHHQVNASDLADWIVADNLPVRFQMQLHKLLWNDEPGR, from the coding sequence ATGCAAGACACATTACGCATCACAGAAGTCTTTTACTCTTTGCAGGGTGAAACGCGAACGGCTGGGCTGCCCACCGTATTCGTGCGCCTCACCGGTTGCCCCCTGCGCTGCCAGTACTGCGACAGTGCCTATGCCTTTACTGGCGGCACTATTCGTACCCTCGATTCGATCCTTGAGCAGGTTGCCGGCTTCAAACCGCGCTACGTCTGTGTCACAGGTGGCGAGCCATTGGCGCAGCCCAACGCACTGCCGCTGCTGCAGCGCCTGTGTGACGCCGGTTACGAGGTATCGCTGGAGACCAGCGGCGCGTTGGATATCGCCGGCACCGACACCCGCGTCAGCCGCGTGGTCGACCTGAAGACCCCGGGCTCCGAAGAATCGCATCGTAACCGCTACGAGAACATCGAGCAGCTGACCCGCAACGACCAGGTCAAGTTTGTCATCTGTTCCCGTGAGGACTATGACTGGGCGGTTTCCAAGCTGATCCAGTACAACCTGGCTGAGCGTGCCGGGGAGGTGCTGTTCTCACCCAGCCACCACCAGGTAAACGCCAGCGATCTGGCGGACTGGATCGTCGCTGACAACCTGCCCGTACGCTTCCAGATGCAGCTGCACAAGCTGCTGTGGAACGACGAACCCGGGCGTTGA
- the queC gene encoding 7-cyano-7-deazaguanine synthase QueC — protein sequence MTDKRAVILLSGGLDSATVVAMAKAEGYSCYTMSFDYGQRHRAELNAAARVARDLGVVEHKVIGLNLDGIGGSALTDTSIDVPEAPSEGIPVTYVPARNTVFLSLALGWAEVLQARDIFIGVNAVDYSGYPDCRPEFVEAFERMANLATKAGVEGQGFRIQAPLQNMSKAQIVQAGMARGVDYSLTVSCYQADDDGRACGKCDSCRLRADGFKAAGVADPTRYA from the coding sequence ATGACAGACAAACGCGCAGTAATCTTGTTGTCCGGCGGCCTGGACTCGGCCACTGTGGTCGCCATGGCCAAGGCCGAAGGCTACAGCTGCTACACCATGAGCTTCGACTATGGCCAGCGCCACCGTGCCGAGCTGAATGCTGCTGCCCGAGTAGCCCGCGACCTGGGTGTCGTCGAGCACAAGGTGATCGGCCTGAACCTCGACGGTATCGGTGGTTCGGCCTTGACCGATACCAGCATCGACGTGCCGGAAGCCCCGAGCGAAGGCATCCCGGTCACCTACGTGCCAGCGCGCAATACCGTGTTCCTGTCACTGGCCCTGGGTTGGGCAGAAGTGCTTCAAGCGCGTGATATCTTCATTGGCGTCAATGCCGTGGATTACTCCGGTTACCCTGATTGCCGCCCCGAGTTTGTCGAAGCCTTCGAGCGCATGGCCAACCTGGCGACCAAGGCGGGTGTAGAAGGGCAGGGCTTCCGTATCCAGGCGCCGCTGCAGAACATGAGCAAGGCGCAGATCGTGCAGGCTGGTATGGCCCGCGGCGTGGATTACAGCCTGACCGTTTCCTGCTACCAAGCCGACGATGATGGCCGCGCCTGCGGCAAATGTGACAGCTGCCGCCTGCGCGCCGACGGCTTCAAGGCGGCCGGTGTAGCAGACCCGACCCGGTATGCTTGA
- the ruvA gene encoding Holliday junction branch migration protein RuvA, with the protein MIGRLRGTLAEKQPPHLIIDVNGVGYELEVPMTTLYRLPKLGEPVTVHTHLVVREDAHLLYGFAEKRERELFRELIRLNGVGPKLALALMSGLEVDELVRCVQAQDTSALVRVPGVGKKTAERLLVELKDRFKAWETSPAMFTLVSDGPLPVASESSAEADAVSALVSLGYKPQEASKAIAAIKDKAGLSSEELIRRSLKGMITK; encoded by the coding sequence GTGATTGGACGTTTGCGCGGCACCCTGGCGGAGAAACAGCCGCCGCACCTGATTATCGACGTCAACGGCGTGGGTTACGAACTGGAAGTTCCCATGACTACGCTGTACCGTCTGCCCAAGCTGGGCGAACCCGTCACCGTGCACACCCATCTGGTGGTGCGTGAAGACGCCCATTTGCTCTATGGGTTTGCCGAAAAGCGCGAGCGCGAGCTGTTCCGCGAGCTCATCCGGCTCAACGGCGTGGGGCCGAAGCTGGCACTGGCACTGATGTCCGGCCTGGAAGTCGACGAGCTGGTGCGTTGCGTGCAGGCCCAGGATACGTCGGCCCTGGTGCGCGTGCCCGGTGTCGGCAAAAAAACCGCCGAACGCCTGCTGGTCGAGCTCAAGGACCGTTTCAAGGCCTGGGAAACCTCCCCGGCCATGTTTACCCTGGTGTCCGATGGCCCGTTGCCGGTCGCCAGCGAATCCAGCGCCGAGGCTGATGCCGTCAGCGCCCTGGTCTCGCTGGGCTACAAGCCGCAGGAAGCGAGCAAGGCGATCGCCGCGATCAAGGACAAGGCCGGCCTGAGCAGTGAAGAACTGATCCGCCGCAGCCTGAAAGGGATGATTACCAAGTGA
- the tolB gene encoding Tol-Pal system beta propeller repeat protein TolB — translation MLCCVAGMAVAEEKNILVTSGSDRATPIAVVPFGLQGGSVLPEDIADIIGNDLRNSGYYSPIPRQNMISQPSQASEVIFRDWKALGAQYVMVGSIVPSGGRLQVQYALFNVATEQQVLTGSVAGSTDQLRDMAHYIADQSFEKLTGIKGAFSTRMLYVTAERFSTNNTRYTLQRSDYDGARAVTLLQSREPILSPRFAPDGKRIAYVSFEQKRPRIFVQNIDTGRREQVTNFEGLNGAPAWSPDGSRLAFVLSKDGNPDIYVMNVASRQISRVTAGPGINTEPFWGKDGNTLYFTSDRGGKPQIYKQSVSGGGAERVTFVGNYNANPKLSADEKTLVMIHRQQGFTNFKVAAQDLQRGSVKILSETSLDESPTVAPNGTMLIYATRQQGRGVLMLVSLNGRVRLPLPTAQGEVREPSWSPYLN, via the coding sequence ATGCTCTGCTGCGTGGCAGGCATGGCGGTGGCAGAGGAAAAAAACATCCTGGTCACCAGCGGCAGCGACCGGGCAACTCCCATTGCGGTAGTGCCGTTCGGTCTGCAAGGCGGCAGCGTGCTGCCCGAAGACATTGCCGATATCATCGGCAACGACCTGCGCAACTCTGGCTACTACTCGCCAATTCCGCGGCAGAACATGATCAGCCAGCCGTCGCAGGCCAGCGAAGTGATCTTCCGTGACTGGAAAGCGCTGGGTGCCCAGTACGTGATGGTCGGCAGCATCGTGCCATCGGGCGGTCGCCTGCAGGTGCAGTACGCCCTGTTCAACGTCGCCACCGAGCAGCAAGTGCTGACCGGTAGCGTCGCAGGCAGCACCGACCAGTTGCGCGACATGGCGCATTACATTGCCGACCAGTCGTTCGAGAAGCTCACCGGCATCAAGGGTGCGTTCTCTACCCGTATGCTGTACGTGACGGCCGAGCGCTTCTCCACCAACAACACCCGCTACACCCTGCAGCGTTCGGACTATGACGGTGCACGTGCGGTCACCTTGCTGCAATCGCGTGAGCCGATCCTGTCGCCACGCTTTGCGCCCGATGGCAAGCGTATCGCCTACGTGTCGTTCGAGCAGAAGCGCCCGCGCATCTTCGTTCAGAACATCGATACCGGCCGCCGCGAGCAGGTGACCAACTTCGAAGGCCTGAACGGCGCGCCAGCCTGGTCGCCCGATGGTTCGCGCCTGGCGTTCGTGCTGTCCAAGGACGGCAACCCGGACATCTATGTGATGAACGTGGCGTCGCGCCAGATCAGCCGAGTGACCGCAGGCCCCGGTATCAACACCGAGCCGTTCTGGGGTAAAGATGGCAATACCCTTTACTTCACGTCCGACCGTGGCGGCAAGCCGCAGATCTACAAACAGTCGGTCAGCGGTGGCGGTGCCGAGCGCGTAACCTTCGTGGGCAACTACAACGCCAACCCGAAACTGTCGGCTGACGAAAAGACCCTGGTAATGATTCATCGCCAACAGGGCTTTACCAACTTCAAAGTGGCGGCACAGGACTTGCAACGCGGAAGTGTAAAGATTCTCTCGGAAACAAGTCTTGATGAGTCTCCCACTGTTGCGCCAAACGGCACCATGCTAATCTACGCCACCCGCCAGCAGGGCCGGGGAGTCTTGATGCTCGTGTCGCTTAATGGCCGCGTGAGGCTCCCACTTCCTACCGCTCAAGGCGAAGTCAGAGAACCGTCCTGGTCCCCTTACCTGAACTGA
- the tolA gene encoding cell envelope integrity protein TolA: MQQREPSASESYFWPSVWAIGLHVLVFALLFVSFAMTPELPPSKPIVQATLYQLKSKSQATTQTNQKIAGEAKKTASRQTEVEQLEQKKVEQEAVKAAEQKKADAAQKAEEAREAAEAKKAEDAAKAAEAAKASEAKKAAEAKKADEAKKAAEKQQADIAKKKAEDEAKKKAEEEAKKEAAEEAKKQAAEDAKKKAAEEAKKKAAEDAKKKAAAEDAKKKAAEEAKKKAAADAQKKKAQEAARKAAEDKKAQALAELLSDTTERQQALADEQGDQVAGDFDDLIRMRAAEGWARPPSARKGMTVVLQINMLPDGTITSVSVARSSGDGPYDSSAVAAVKNIGRLTEMQGMKPSDFNQYRSFKMTFTPEDLAL; this comes from the coding sequence ATGCAACAGCGAGAGCCATCCGCCTCGGAAAGCTACTTCTGGCCCAGTGTCTGGGCCATCGGCCTGCATGTGCTGGTGTTCGCCCTGCTGTTCGTCAGTTTTGCCATGACGCCTGAACTGCCGCCTTCCAAGCCGATCGTTCAGGCTACCCTGTACCAGCTCAAGTCCAAGAGCCAGGCGACCACCCAGACCAATCAGAAGATTGCCGGGGAAGCGAAGAAAACCGCTTCGCGCCAGACCGAGGTCGAGCAGCTGGAGCAGAAGAAGGTCGAGCAGGAGGCCGTGAAGGCCGCGGAACAAAAGAAGGCCGACGCCGCTCAAAAGGCCGAGGAGGCTCGCGAAGCCGCCGAGGCGAAAAAAGCCGAGGACGCTGCCAAGGCTGCCGAAGCCGCCAAGGCTAGCGAGGCCAAGAAAGCCGCGGAAGCCAAGAAGGCCGATGAGGCGAAGAAGGCCGCCGAGAAGCAGCAGGCCGACATCGCCAAGAAGAAGGCCGAGGACGAAGCCAAGAAAAAAGCCGAAGAAGAGGCCAAGAAAGAGGCCGCTGAAGAGGCGAAGAAACAAGCCGCCGAGGACGCCAAGAAAAAGGCAGCCGAAGAGGCCAAGAAGAAAGCAGCCGAGGACGCCAAGAAGAAAGCGGCGGCCGAGGACGCGAAGAAGAAGGCAGCTGAAGAGGCCAAGAAAAAGGCCGCTGCAGACGCCCAGAAGAAAAAGGCACAGGAAGCGGCCCGCAAGGCGGCGGAAGACAAGAAAGCCCAGGCCCTGGCCGAGCTGTTGTCCGACACCACCGAGCGGCAGCAGGCGCTGGCCGACGAGCAGGGTGACCAGGTGGCCGGCGACTTCGACGACCTGATCCGCATGCGCGCGGCCGAGGGCTGGGCACGTCCGCCTTCCGCGCGCAAGGGCATGACGGTGGTCCTGCAGATCAACATGTTGCCGGACGGTACCATCACCAGTGTCAGCGTGGCCCGTTCCAGTGGTGACGGCCCGTATGACAGTTCGGCGGTGGCTGCGGTGAAAAACATTGGTCGTTTGACCGAGATGCAGGGTATGAAGCCGAGCGATTTCAACCAATATCGTTCGTTCAAGATGACATTTACACCTGAGGATCTAGCGTTGTGA
- the ybgF gene encoding tol-pal system protein YbgF: protein MRMCRRVVTVLALSLPLAAWAEVPVVDDNAGGYPPVGYGTSGAYAGSGASAPASAQGQLFMQLQQMQDQLSRQQGIIEELQNDVSRMKQENLERYQDLDRRINSGAAPAATPDNSSGGGASNAAPGAAAGAAAQQPAASSEPGDPAKEKLYYDAAFDLIKQKDFDKASQAFNAFLRKYPNSQYAGNAQYWLGEVNLAKGDLPGASQAFAQVSQKYPKHSKVPDSLYKLADVERRMGHTDKVKGILQQVITQYPGTSAAQLAQRDLQKL, encoded by the coding sequence ATGCGTATGTGCCGCCGTGTAGTAACCGTCCTCGCACTCAGCCTGCCGCTCGCGGCCTGGGCTGAGGTCCCTGTAGTAGATGACAACGCAGGCGGCTACCCGCCTGTGGGTTATGGCACGAGCGGCGCCTATGCCGGGTCAGGGGCTTCGGCCCCTGCCTCTGCACAGGGCCAGCTGTTCATGCAGCTGCAACAGATGCAGGACCAGCTTTCCCGCCAGCAAGGCATCATCGAAGAGCTGCAGAACGATGTGTCGCGCATGAAGCAGGAAAACCTGGAGCGATACCAGGACCTGGACCGTCGCATCAACAGTGGCGCCGCACCTGCCGCGACCCCTGACAATTCCTCCGGTGGTGGTGCTTCAAATGCCGCCCCCGGTGCAGCAGCTGGCGCTGCTGCGCAACAACCGGCCGCCAGTAGCGAACCCGGTGATCCAGCGAAAGAAAAGCTCTACTACGATGCTGCTTTCGACCTGATCAAACAGAAGGACTTTGACAAGGCCAGCCAGGCCTTCAATGCCTTCCTGCGCAAGTACCCCAACAGCCAGTACGCCGGCAACGCCCAGTATTGGCTGGGCGAGGTTAACCTGGCCAAAGGCGACCTGCCGGGTGCCAGCCAGGCCTTCGCCCAGGTGAGCCAGAAGTATCCCAAGCACAGCAAGGTGCCGGATTCGCTCTACAAACTGGCCGACGTCGAGCGCCGCATGGGCCACACCGACAAGGTCAAGGGCATCCTCCAGCAAGTCATCACCCAGTACCCCGGCACTTCTGCCGCGCAACTGGCCCAGCGTGACTTGCAGAAGCTCTAA
- the ybgC gene encoding tol-pal system-associated acyl-CoA thioesterase produces the protein MRAQNQLEPFAHRCRVYYEDTDAGGVVYYVNYLKFMERARTERLRHLGFSQSQLAEDNLLFVVHSSEARYHAPARLDDELRVTAQVLELNRASLRFVQQVWREKDETLLCEGQFLVAAVRADTFKPRAIPPQLRDAFAADGSGNQSNAGE, from the coding sequence ATGCGCGCGCAAAATCAGCTCGAACCGTTCGCACACCGTTGTCGCGTCTATTACGAAGATACCGATGCGGGCGGCGTGGTGTATTACGTCAACTACCTGAAATTCATGGAGCGCGCGCGTACCGAACGCCTGCGGCACCTGGGTTTTTCCCAGTCGCAGCTGGCCGAAGACAACCTGCTGTTCGTGGTCCATTCCAGCGAAGCGCGCTATCACGCGCCGGCGCGGCTGGATGACGAGTTGCGGGTGACCGCGCAAGTACTTGAACTCAATCGCGCCAGCCTGCGTTTTGTACAGCAGGTCTGGCGGGAAAAGGATGAAACGCTGCTTTGCGAAGGGCAGTTCCTGGTGGCCGCCGTGCGCGCCGACACTTTCAAACCCCGAGCCATACCCCCCCAGCTGCGCGACGCCTTTGCGGCGGACGGCTCGGGTAATCAATCGAATGCAGGAGAATAA